The genomic region CCTTGGATGTGCCAAACAGTATTCCACCGCGCGCTGAGTATTATACGTTAAGGCAGGACCATCCATGGGTTGAAGAAAGAAATGAGCAAAGGACAGAGATTCGAAATCTCTGGGGTCAGCAACTTCTTGAGGGTAGACAAACTTGAGTTCGTCACCCTGGCGCTGTGCCAAGCTAACCCCTGCCTTGGGACTCACACAAATCCAATCGATACCGGGGGGTACTGGTAAGGTACCATTGGTTTCTAGCGCAATCTCAAAACCTGCCGTATGTAGAGCGTCGATGAGTGCGGCATCGACCTGCAACAATGGTTCGCCAC from Gammaproteobacteria bacterium harbors:
- the queE gene encoding 7-carboxy-7-deazaguanine synthase, whose protein sequence is MTYTVKEIFYSLQGEGARTGRAAVFCRFSGCNLWSGRAVDRASAQCRFCDTDFLGNAGAEIKRFSDAVVLVAALAAAWPGGGQPYVVCTGGEPLLQVDAALIDALHTAGFEIALETNGTLPVPPGIDWICVSPKAGVSLAQRQGDELKFVYPQEVADPRDFESLSFAHFFLQPMDGPALTYNTQRAVEYCLAHPRWRLSLQIHKYLNIP